One window from the genome of Streptococcus salivarius encodes:
- a CDS encoding sensor histidine kinase, producing MIRNNILSRYPLILFWLTSLSQVLALLVIYQGVSPITFQTVMMFSIVTILVIFSYVCSVVHFKSILLKFFLYVSINLLMWQLILNSSISSSVMLLTDLLNPIIFFMMIFSAISIILLGKQWVGKELFVTYFLVVLITEGLFFINKGLFVTFSFFCSLFTSLLPIIFLVMYAKELKTILGSQRRYLVILSVWATIFLILTYEVSNVSLLIWYLGTFILISFFHLRIIFEKFSQVVKNVKKEYIGLIFRIFFGSIITFIVSCLFLQLDAKLSFLLLNFYILIFAFAFIQSFQVFGKELNEGSSEHFKTLFLKRNTMVKELLEDEEYKNQFSEFLHNDILQSVIAIKNFNKQGDKPIFREQINQISQSVITEIRERLDTYQPFVEGKQSIAQSYREMIARIVAKSHTEREIHFQVDDNIILLSPYDLIVYRLLEELANNSIKHSTRMVSNLELWTANDMIHIHLENGSDESVNRIGYGLRFIEQRTLVLGGNYSITNENGTFSVYITIPIDKGLCHENFID from the coding sequence ATGATAAGAAATAATATTTTGTCAAGATATCCATTAATCTTGTTTTGGTTAACATCCTTAAGTCAGGTGTTGGCGCTACTGGTGATTTATCAAGGAGTTTCCCCAATCACATTCCAGACAGTCATGATGTTTTCCATTGTAACTATTCTGGTTATCTTTAGCTATGTGTGTTCTGTTGTCCATTTTAAATCAATCCTGCTGAAATTTTTTTTATATGTCAGTATCAATTTATTGATGTGGCAGCTCATTTTAAACAGTTCCATAAGTAGTTCTGTGATGTTATTAACAGATTTATTGAATCCCATTATTTTTTTCATGATGATTTTTAGTGCTATTTCAATTATTTTACTTGGAAAACAATGGGTTGGTAAGGAGTTATTTGTAACCTACTTCCTTGTTGTTCTGATAACAGAGGGCTTGTTCTTTATTAATAAGGGATTATTTGTTACTTTCTCTTTCTTTTGTTCACTGTTTACTTCGCTTCTTCCTATCATATTTCTAGTTATGTATGCCAAAGAATTAAAAACTATATTAGGAAGTCAGCGTCGCTATTTAGTGATACTCTCAGTATGGGCTACTATATTTCTTATTCTTACTTATGAAGTTAGTAATGTTTCATTACTAATATGGTATTTGGGAACGTTCATCTTAATAAGCTTTTTTCACCTAAGGATTATCTTTGAAAAGTTCAGTCAAGTTGTTAAAAACGTAAAAAAAGAATATATTGGACTGATATTTCGGATATTTTTTGGATCGATTATTACGTTTATTGTCTCTTGTTTATTTTTGCAACTTGATGCAAAATTAAGCTTCCTACTACTTAATTTTTATATTCTGATTTTTGCTTTTGCCTTTATACAGTCCTTCCAGGTTTTTGGTAAAGAATTGAATGAAGGAAGCTCTGAGCATTTCAAAACCTTATTTTTAAAAAGAAATACAATGGTAAAAGAGCTACTGGAGGATGAAGAGTATAAAAATCAGTTTTCAGAGTTCCTACATAATGACATTCTCCAGAGTGTTATTGCAATTAAAAATTTTAATAAGCAGGGGGATAAGCCAATCTTTAGGGAACAGATCAATCAAATTAGCCAATCTGTTATTACAGAAATAAGAGAACGTTTAGATACTTATCAACCATTTGTAGAGGGAAAACAAAGTATAGCCCAAAGCTATCGTGAGATGATAGCTAGAATTGTGGCTAAGTCACATACGGAGCGGGAAATTCATTTTCAGGTAGATGATAACATTATTCTGTTGTCTCCATATGACCTCATCGTGTATAGATTATTGGAAGAACTTGCAAATAATTCCATTAAGCATTCAACTAGAATGGTTAGTAATTTGGAACTTTGGACGGCGAATGATATGATTCATATTCATTTAGAAAATGGTTCAGATGAGTCTGTGAACAGGATCGGCTATGGATTGAGATTTATTGAACAGCGTACACTGGTGTTAGGCGGTAATTATTCGATAACAAATGAAAACGGAACATTTAGTGTCTATATTACTATTCCAATTGATAAGGGGTTGTGCCATGAGAATTTTATTGATTGA
- a CDS encoding single-stranded DNA-binding protein, whose product MINNVVLVGRMTRDAELRYTPSNVAVATFSLAVNRNFKGANGERETDFINCVIWRQQAENLANWAKKGALIGITGRIQTRNYENQQGQRVYVTEVVADNFQMLESRAAREGHSGGSYNAGGFDNSNSFGGGASTGGSFGGSQPAQSTPNFGRDESPFGNSNPMDISDDDLPF is encoded by the coding sequence ATGATTAATAATGTCGTACTCGTTGGTCGCATGACCCGTGATGCGGAACTTCGTTATACACCAAGTAACGTTGCTGTTGCAACATTCAGCCTTGCGGTTAACCGTAACTTCAAGGGTGCTAATGGTGAACGTGAAACAGACTTTATTAACTGTGTTATCTGGCGCCAGCAAGCTGAAAATTTGGCTAACTGGGCTAAGAAAGGCGCATTGATTGGAATTACAGGTCGTATTCAGACTCGTAACTATGAAAATCAACAAGGTCAACGTGTTTACGTAACTGAAGTTGTCGCTGATAATTTCCAAATGTTGGAAAGCCGTGCGGCACGTGAAGGTCACAGTGGTGGTTCTTACAACGCTGGAGGATTTGATAATTCAAATTCATTCGGTGGTGGAGCTTCAACTGGTGGTTCATTTGGTGGATCACAACCTGCGCAATCTACACCAAACTTCGGTCGTGACGAGAGTCCATTTGGTAATTCAAATCCAATGGACATTTCAGATGACGATCTCCCATTCTAA
- the rpsF gene encoding 30S ribosomal protein S6, producing the protein MAKYEILYIIRPNIEEEAKNALVARFDSILTDNGATVVESKDWEKRRLAYEIQDFREGLYHVVNVEANDDAALNEFDRLSKINGDILRHMIVKLDA; encoded by the coding sequence ATGGCTAAATACGAAATTCTTTATATCATTCGTCCAAACATTGAAGAAGAAGCTAAAAACGCTTTGGTAGCACGTTTCGATTCTATCTTGACTGACAACGGTGCAACTGTTGTTGAATCAAAAGATTGGGAAAAACGTCGTCTTGCATACGAAATCCAAGATTTCCGTGAAGGACTTTACCACGTTGTTAACGTTGAAGCAAACGACGATGCAGCTCTTAACGAGTTTGACCGTCTTTCAAAAATCAACGGTGACATTCTTCGTCACATGATCGTTAAACTTGACGCGTAA
- a CDS encoding DUF6287 domain-containing protein, translating into MKKKLTGFALLSSLFLLTACNATNTGGSGSGDSTSKSEQVSGDSSETEEVSYDELYASVLDLYRPIALNGDTSAVPSNLSTEEAYSTNTIFEANRVGEKVQYSYVDINDDGSAELLIGTPDSVHALYYLDNDDKPVFAISAGTFAKGGYLSTMKFYKDGTIYCQQFQRMRPEAKAETYEIKDGAFNQLQSVDFSMSETTDGASKVGLGDAQTLDLSSEDWHDFDDSSSDETEASSSDSKSNKETGMDINAIQNGDFSSIAGTWKNGKGYTMTFDKNGLVSDTERVDVENSKVTDGYLKSSTGPKSGVGVGGGAIAFLPKGVSLTGSVMSSPNEKADDQSDKSKDRIWGGQSLYGTTDDSYFFYKVD; encoded by the coding sequence ATGAAAAAGAAATTAACAGGATTTGCGCTCTTATCAAGTTTGTTCTTGCTGACAGCTTGTAACGCAACAAATACGGGTGGTTCAGGCTCAGGCGACAGCACTTCTAAGTCTGAACAAGTGAGTGGTGATTCATCTGAAACGGAGGAAGTGAGCTACGATGAGCTCTATGCTTCAGTCTTGGATCTCTATCGCCCTATTGCTCTGAACGGCGATACATCAGCTGTTCCAAGCAACCTCTCAACTGAGGAAGCTTATTCAACTAATACGATTTTTGAAGCCAATAGAGTGGGTGAAAAAGTTCAATATAGCTATGTAGATATCAATGATGATGGCTCGGCTGAGCTTTTGATTGGTACTCCTGATAGTGTTCATGCGCTATATTATCTTGATAACGATGACAAGCCTGTTTTTGCTATAAGTGCTGGAACCTTTGCCAAGGGTGGTTACTTGAGTACCATGAAATTTTATAAAGATGGTACGATTTACTGCCAACAATTCCAGCGTATGAGACCTGAGGCCAAGGCTGAGACCTATGAAATCAAGGATGGCGCCTTTAACCAACTTCAATCGGTTGATTTCAGTATGTCTGAGACAACTGATGGTGCAAGTAAGGTTGGCTTAGGTGACGCTCAGACTCTGGATTTGTCTTCCGAAGATTGGCATGATTTTGACGACTCAAGTAGTGACGAGACAGAAGCAAGCAGTAGCGACAGCAAATCAAACAAAGAGACTGGTATGGATATCAATGCTATTCAGAATGGTGATTTCTCAAGTATCGCTGGAACTTGGAAGAACGGTAAAGGCTATACAATGACCTTTGACAAGAACGGATTGGTTAGTGATACAGAAAGAGTAGATGTTGAAAATTCTAAAGTGACTGATGGTTACCTTAAATCGAGTACAGGTCCGAAATCTGGTGTTGGAGTTGGCGGAGGAGCAATAGCATTCTTACCCAAAGGAGTATCTTTGACTGGTTCTGTAATGTCATCACCAAATGAGAAAGCTGATGATCAGTCAGATAAAAGTAAGGATCGTATCTGGGGTGGGCAGTCACTTTATGGCACCACAGACGACAGTTACTTCTTTTACAAAGTAGACTAA
- a CDS encoding response regulator produces the protein MRILLIDDHKLFSKSIQMSLEIYDDFEKVDTVDEITKLQYPLSDHYDIVLVDINLTTLYEQDGLTLAEEIIAEDPAVKIVMLTGYSKPMYSHRAKEMGARGFIDKSIDIEQLVFLLKNIDQGGIVFTTDDMIDILTDREIAILKLVRQGLSIEEICEQAFVSKRTVSNHLGNIFSKLAVNNRQEAILKAEMLGYFSPD, from the coding sequence ATGAGAATTTTATTGATTGATGATCATAAGTTGTTTAGTAAAAGTATTCAAATGAGCTTGGAGATTTACGATGACTTCGAAAAAGTAGACACCGTGGACGAAATCACAAAATTACAGTATCCTTTGAGTGATCATTACGATATTGTTTTGGTAGATATCAATCTAACAACGCTATATGAACAAGATGGTTTAACCCTGGCAGAAGAAATTATTGCAGAAGATCCTGCTGTTAAGATTGTTATGCTAACGGGATATTCCAAACCAATGTACAGCCATCGTGCGAAAGAAATGGGTGCTAGGGGTTTTATTGATAAAAGTATTGATATTGAACAGTTGGTTTTCCTATTAAAAAACATTGATCAAGGTGGAATTGTCTTTACAACAGATGATATGATTGACATCCTAACAGACAGAGAAATCGCTATTTTGAAATTAGTAAGACAAGGTTTGAGCATTGAAGAAATTTGTGAACAAGCTTTTGTGAGCAAACGGACAGTGTCCAATCATCTAGGTAATATTTTTTCAAAATTGGCTGTGAATAATAGACAGGAAGCCATTTTGAAAGCAGAGATGCTCGGATATTTTTCACCGGATTAG
- the mutY gene encoding A/G-specific adenine glycosylase codes for MLDLKEYGIVMWDAEKIASFRRTLLDWYDREKRDLPWRRTRNPYYIWVSEIMLQQTQVQTVIPYYERFLDWFPTVKDLAEAPEEKLLKAWEGLGYYSRVRNMQKAAQQIMDDFDGQFPDTYENIAKLKGIGPYTAGAISSIAFGLPEPAVDGNVMRVMARLFEVNYDIGDAKNRKIFQAIMDILIDPNRPGDFNQALMDLGTDIESAKNPRPDESPIRFFCAAYLNGTYDKYPIKLPKKKPKPMQIQAFIIRNAKGEFLLEKNIEGRLLGGFWSFPIVETDFIGQQLSLFEKDDCILETVSQKAIFEKDYSLKPEWSSNNFAPVKHTFSHQKWTIEMVEGNVKNGKPTSDKELRWVASQDFDQFPMATPQKKMIKTYEDSKKG; via the coding sequence ATGTTAGATTTAAAAGAATACGGCATTGTCATGTGGGATGCTGAGAAAATCGCGTCTTTTCGTCGCACCCTCCTGGACTGGTACGATCGAGAGAAACGAGACCTCCCCTGGCGTAGGACTAGAAACCCATACTATATCTGGGTCAGTGAAATCATGCTACAACAAACCCAGGTTCAGACTGTTATTCCCTATTACGAGCGCTTTTTAGACTGGTTCCCAACAGTTAAGGATTTGGCCGAAGCCCCAGAAGAGAAGCTTCTCAAAGCTTGGGAGGGACTAGGTTACTACTCACGTGTCCGAAACATGCAAAAGGCTGCGCAACAAATCATGGATGACTTTGATGGTCAGTTTCCAGATACATATGAAAACATTGCCAAACTCAAGGGCATCGGACCCTATACTGCTGGTGCTATTTCTAGCATCGCTTTTGGGCTCCCAGAACCTGCTGTTGATGGTAATGTTATGCGAGTTATGGCTCGTCTCTTTGAAGTTAACTACGATATCGGAGACGCCAAAAATCGTAAGATTTTCCAAGCGATTATGGACATTTTGATTGACCCTAATCGTCCAGGTGACTTTAACCAGGCGCTTATGGACCTTGGGACTGACATCGAATCAGCTAAAAATCCAAGACCCGACGAAAGCCCTATTCGCTTTTTCTGTGCAGCCTATCTCAATGGAACCTATGACAAATACCCCATCAAATTGCCAAAGAAAAAGCCTAAACCTATGCAAATTCAGGCTTTTATTATCAGAAATGCAAAGGGTGAGTTTCTGCTCGAAAAAAATATCGAAGGGCGTCTGCTAGGTGGTTTCTGGTCCTTCCCTATCGTGGAAACAGACTTTATTGGCCAACAACTCAGCCTTTTTGAAAAGGATGATTGTATTCTCGAGACAGTCTCTCAAAAAGCTATTTTTGAGAAAGATTATTCCCTCAAACCAGAGTGGTCTAGCAATAATTTTGCACCCGTAAAGCATACCTTCAGCCATCAAAAATGGACCATCGAAATGGTGGAAGGCAACGTTAAGAACGGTAAACCTACTTCCGATAAGGAGCTACGCTGGGTGGCTAGTCAAGACTTTGACCAGTTCCCAATGGCCACACCACAGAAGAAGATGATTAAAACTTATGAAGACAGTAAAAAAGGATAG
- the rpsR gene encoding 30S ribosomal protein S18, with translation MAQQRRGGFKRRKKVDYIAANKIEYVDYKDTELLSRFVSERGKILPRRVTGTSAKNQRKVTTAIKRARVMALMPYVNED, from the coding sequence ATGGCTCAACAACGTCGTGGCGGATTCAAACGCCGTAAAAAAGTTGATTACATCGCAGCTAACAAAATCGAATATGTTGATTACAAAGATACTGAGCTTCTTAGCCGTTTCGTTTCAGAACGTGGTAAAATTCTTCCACGTCGTGTAACAGGAACTTCAGCTAAAAACCAACGTAAAGTAACAACAGCGATTAAACGCGCTCGCGTTATGGCACTTATGCCTTACGTAAACGAAGACTAA
- the polA gene encoding DNA polymerase I yields MTNQKKLLLIDGSSVAFRAFFALYNQIDRFRNNNGLHTNAIYGFHLMLDNLLERIQPTHVLVAFDAGKTTFRTEMFADYKAGRAKTPEEFREQFPYIREMLAARGIAYYDLAQYEADDIIGTLAKMAENTSENYQITVVSGDKDLIQLTDENTVVEISKKGVAEFEAFTPDYLMEKMGITPMQFIDLKALMGDKSDNIPGVTKIGEKTGLKLLLEHGSLEGIYDHIDEMKKSKMKENLINDKDQAFLSKTLATIDTQSPIEIDLDDTAFTGPDLEKLAAFYDEMGFVQFKNALGGEAVPQDFDVAYTEPSQVTEDHFSPDDFFYLEILGENYHTEPIIGFAWGNDKQIYASTDTDLLKSDAFQAALSKAVNIYDFKRSKVLLSHLGIDLPTANFDARLAKYLLSTVEDNELSTIARLYTDLPLETDEVVYGKGAKRAVPEKEVLLSHLAKKVKVLQVAKPVMLEKLAEHGQSELLFDMELPLANVLAKMEIAGIKVKGQTLNEMAVENQVVIDKLTQEIYEMAGEEFNINSPKQLGVILFEKMGLPLEYTKKTKTGYSTAVDVLERLAPIAPIVAKILEYRQITKLQSTYVLGLQDYILEDGKIHTRYVQDLTQTGRLSSVDPNLQNIPVRLEQGRLIRKAFVPSTEDAVLLSSDYSQIELRVLAHISGDEHLIAAFKEGADIHTSTAMRVFGIEKPEDVTPNDRRNAKAVNFGIVYGISDFGLSNNLGISRKKAKEYIDTYFERYPGIKAYMDNVVREAKDKGYVETLFHRRRELPDINSRNFNVRNFAERTAINSPIQGSAADILKIAMINLDKALVEGGYKTKMLLQVHDEIVLEVPNDELVAMKALVKETMEAAVELAVPLIADENDGRTWYEAK; encoded by the coding sequence ATGACTAATCAGAAAAAATTACTCCTAATCGACGGTTCATCCGTTGCCTTTCGTGCCTTTTTCGCACTCTATAATCAAATTGACCGTTTTCGTAACAATAACGGCCTTCATACCAATGCCATCTACGGTTTCCACCTCATGTTGGACAACCTACTTGAGCGAATCCAGCCGACCCATGTTTTGGTAGCCTTTGATGCTGGTAAAACAACTTTCCGTACAGAGATGTTTGCGGACTATAAGGCTGGTCGTGCCAAGACTCCAGAGGAATTCCGTGAGCAGTTCCCTTATATCCGTGAGATGTTGGCTGCACGTGGCATCGCCTATTATGACTTGGCTCAGTACGAAGCAGATGACATTATCGGTACCTTAGCTAAGATGGCTGAAAATACCAGTGAGAACTACCAAATCACAGTTGTTTCTGGGGATAAAGACTTGATTCAGCTGACTGACGAAAATACAGTCGTTGAGATTTCGAAAAAAGGTGTGGCTGAGTTTGAAGCCTTCACACCTGACTACCTCATGGAGAAAATGGGGATTACCCCAATGCAATTCATTGACCTTAAAGCCCTTATGGGTGATAAGTCTGATAATATTCCAGGAGTGACTAAGATTGGTGAAAAGACAGGTCTCAAGCTCCTCTTGGAACACGGTTCCCTTGAAGGTATCTATGACCACATCGATGAGATGAAGAAGTCTAAGATGAAGGAAAATCTCATCAACGACAAGGATCAAGCCTTTCTTTCTAAGACCCTGGCGACTATTGATACCCAGTCTCCTATTGAAATTGACCTAGATGATACGGCCTTTACGGGACCTGACCTTGAAAAATTGGCAGCCTTTTATGACGAGATGGGCTTTGTTCAGTTTAAAAATGCCCTTGGTGGAGAGGCTGTGCCACAAGATTTTGATGTGGCCTATACTGAGCCAAGCCAAGTGACAGAAGATCACTTCAGCCCTGATGATTTCTTTTATCTTGAAATTCTTGGTGAGAATTATCACACGGAGCCTATCATTGGTTTTGCTTGGGGGAATGACAAGCAGATTTATGCATCTACAGATACTGACCTCCTCAAATCAGACGCCTTCCAGGCAGCTCTTTCTAAAGCTGTTAATATCTACGATTTCAAGCGCAGTAAGGTCCTTTTGAGTCATCTAGGCATTGACTTGCCTACGGCTAATTTTGATGCACGTCTGGCCAAGTATCTCCTCTCAACCGTTGAGGACAATGAATTGTCAACCATTGCCCGTCTCTATACAGACTTGCCGCTTGAAACAGATGAAGTGGTCTATGGTAAGGGGGCTAAACGTGCCGTGCCTGAAAAAGAGGTCTTGCTCAGCCACCTAGCTAAAAAAGTCAAGGTCCTTCAGGTAGCTAAACCTGTCATGCTTGAAAAATTGGCTGAACACGGCCAATCAGAGCTCCTCTTTGATATGGAGTTACCACTGGCAAATGTGCTAGCTAAGATGGAAATCGCTGGTATTAAGGTTAAGGGACAAACCCTTAACGAGATGGCAGTGGAAAACCAAGTAGTCATCGATAAATTGACTCAAGAAATCTATGAGATGGCGGGCGAAGAGTTTAATATCAACTCGCCAAAACAGTTGGGTGTCATCCTCTTCGAAAAGATGGGACTACCTTTGGAATACACTAAGAAAACCAAGACCGGTTACTCGACAGCTGTTGATGTCCTTGAACGTTTGGCACCAATTGCTCCAATCGTAGCTAAGATTTTGGAGTACCGCCAAATCACTAAGCTTCAGTCTACCTATGTCTTGGGGCTTCAGGATTATATCCTTGAGGATGGCAAGATCCATACACGTTATGTGCAAGATCTAACTCAGACAGGTCGCCTCTCATCAGTGGATCCAAACTTGCAAAATATCCCTGTTCGCTTGGAGCAAGGTCGTCTCATCCGTAAGGCTTTTGTCCCATCGACTGAGGACGCAGTGCTTTTAAGCTCGGATTACTCACAGATTGAGTTGCGCGTGCTTGCCCACATTTCGGGAGATGAGCATTTGATTGCTGCTTTTAAAGAAGGGGCAGATATCCATACCTCTACAGCCATGCGTGTTTTTGGCATTGAAAAGCCAGAGGATGTCACACCTAACGACCGTCGTAACGCCAAGGCTGTTAACTTTGGTATCGTTTATGGCATTTCTGACTTCGGACTTTCTAATAACCTTGGCATTAGCCGTAAAAAGGCCAAGGAGTATATCGACACCTACTTTGAGCGTTATCCTGGTATCAAGGCCTATATGGATAATGTGGTTCGTGAAGCTAAGGATAAGGGCTACGTAGAAACTCTCTTCCACCGCCGTCGTGAGTTGCCAGATATCAATTCTCGTAACTTTAATGTTCGCAACTTCGCAGAGCGTACAGCCATCAACTCACCTATCCAAGGAAGTGCCGCTGATATCCTCAAGATTGCTATGATTAACTTAGACAAGGCTTTGGTAGAAGGTGGCTACAAAACTAAGATGCTCCTCCAAGTGCACGATGAAATCGTCCTTGAGGTGCCAAACGATGAACTTGTAGCGATGAAAGCCTTGGTTAAAGAAACCATGGAAGCTGCAGTCGAACTCGCTGTCCCACTCATTGCAGATGAGAATGACGGCCGTACATGGTATGAGGCAAAGTAA
- a CDS encoding FtsX-like permease family protein: MLFNLILRNVKRNLQVYLIYFLSLSIIYALLYAFNAVPHHPVMGSLSGAKANMTNIFGQYMGILAYVIIMIVIFLVVYSTNFVLKRRKKELGLYSVLGMRTPKIVSILSFETLIINLLSLALGLCVGTGFLSILAKIADIMFQSGYTGGLFYIDLPSILLLVIAYGLTSFIIVLMNILTFRKKRLISLITEYEGSDSILVANNRFVVLCEFIISVVVIVFSLFFVSNEQNFQYFKGWGVLLVLAFVLAVIFFYSTMGDAMVRIIKRFDSIYFHKYNSFKVRQLFKQADQNAITIAILSFCMALSMTLLTVSGSAYNAVSNELQKYIPYSMSIIQSVDGSNSMVSISIKSKLREDSFDFSNIKKDTEITIYASNLLYKDVLDTSQLWSLDKDLGNRTVPIISVSDYNKTLSLQGKKGISLNDGEYFVNANYKGTEKQIQKFVKSTKTLLIGNQKLKLASPQVLSNVYVMTSVGNNDRGTLVVPDNTVDGLSIYQRNYDAIYRKNANKDYIKDFLEHLKKEDVVGNEQTYVYQTKDRLINMYLGFVGVVVLVLIFVGLIFTIISLSILSIQTLASTLDSQRDYDILFLLGSKQNRGLLFQQILFYFLVPELIGLPAFIALSKGMLGYFANYANTEVDFNFSYLMIYWLLFGLYIAFTYTISLRLLRIEKR, encoded by the coding sequence ATGCTTTTTAATTTAATATTGAGAAACGTAAAGAGAAACCTACAGGTTTACTTAATATATTTTTTAAGTCTATCTATCATATATGCATTACTGTATGCCTTCAATGCAGTTCCGCATCATCCTGTTATGGGGAGTTTAAGTGGTGCAAAGGCAAATATGACTAACATTTTTGGTCAGTATATGGGGATTCTAGCCTATGTCATTATTATGATCGTTATCTTTTTGGTGGTCTATTCTACCAATTTCGTATTAAAGCGAAGAAAAAAGGAATTGGGTTTATATTCGGTTTTAGGTATGCGTACTCCTAAGATTGTCAGTATACTATCATTTGAAACCTTAATTATTAATCTTTTGTCTCTTGCTTTAGGATTATGTGTTGGGACAGGTTTTCTCAGTATACTTGCGAAAATAGCAGATATCATGTTTCAATCAGGGTACACTGGGGGATTATTTTATATTGATTTGCCATCTATTTTGCTCTTAGTCATAGCCTACGGATTGACTAGCTTTATCATTGTGTTGATGAACATATTAACATTTAGAAAAAAACGACTCATTTCCTTGATTACTGAATATGAGGGAAGTGATTCGATCCTTGTCGCAAATAATAGGTTTGTAGTCTTATGTGAATTTATCATATCAGTTGTTGTTATCGTCTTCTCCTTATTTTTCGTTAGTAATGAACAAAATTTTCAATACTTTAAAGGTTGGGGAGTACTTCTAGTTTTGGCTTTTGTATTGGCAGTGATATTTTTCTATAGCACTATGGGCGATGCGATGGTGAGAATCATTAAACGATTTGATAGTATTTATTTCCATAAATATAATTCATTTAAAGTTAGACAATTATTTAAACAAGCTGATCAAAATGCAATCACCATAGCAATTTTATCATTTTGTATGGCTTTATCAATGACTCTGCTGACAGTGAGTGGAAGTGCCTATAATGCTGTATCAAATGAACTACAAAAGTATATCCCCTATAGCATGTCAATTATCCAAAGTGTGGATGGTTCAAACAGTATGGTAAGTATTTCTATTAAATCTAAATTGAGGGAAGATAGTTTTGATTTCTCAAATATCAAGAAGGATACGGAGATTACTATCTATGCAAGTAATCTTTTGTATAAAGACGTTTTAGATACCAGTCAGTTATGGTCACTAGACAAGGATTTGGGAAATAGAACAGTTCCTATTATCAGTGTTAGTGATTATAATAAGACGTTAAGTCTTCAAGGGAAAAAAGGAATCTCATTAAATGATGGTGAGTATTTTGTTAATGCCAATTATAAGGGGACAGAAAAACAGATACAGAAATTTGTTAAGAGTACTAAGACTCTTTTGATTGGAAATCAAAAACTTAAGCTTGCATCACCACAGGTCTTGTCTAATGTTTATGTCATGACGTCAGTTGGAAATAATGATAGGGGAACCTTAGTTGTTCCAGATAATACTGTAGATGGGCTATCTATTTACCAAAGAAACTATGATGCTATCTATCGGAAGAACGCTAATAAAGACTATATTAAGGATTTCCTTGAACACCTGAAAAAAGAAGATGTGGTTGGAAATGAACAAACCTACGTTTATCAGACCAAAGATCGACTGATTAATATGTATCTTGGTTTTGTTGGTGTAGTTGTTCTTGTATTGATTTTTGTCGGACTCATTTTTACCATTATTTCACTGAGCATTCTTTCCATTCAAACTCTTGCATCGACCTTGGATAGCCAACGAGACTACGACATTCTATTTTTATTAGGAAGTAAGCAAAATAGAGGACTTCTTTTTCAACAGATTCTTTTTTATTTTCTTGTTCCAGAGTTGATTGGGTTACCAGCATTTATAGCTTTGTCAAAAGGTATGTTAGGATATTTCGCAAATTATGCCAATACTGAAGTTGACTTTAATTTCAGTTATTTAATGATCTATTGGTTATTGTTTGGGCTATATATTGCGTTCACATATACTATTAGTTTACGATTGTTGCGTATAGAGAAGCGTTAA